From the genome of Pseudoxanthomonas sp.:
CATCGCGCCACAATCGTCCAGCGGGGAACTCGTTGATGTAGCCGTTGCCGCCCAGGGCCTGGATCGCCTGGCCTGCCATCCAGGTGGCCTTCTCGGCGCTGTACAGGATCGCGCCGGCGGCATCCTTGCGCGTGGTCTCGCCACGGTCGCAAGCCTTGGCCACTGCATAAACGTAGGCACGGCAGGCGTTGAAACCGACGTACATATCGGCCAGCTTGGCCTGCATCAACTGGAATTCGCCAATGGATTGGCCGAACTGCCTGCGTTCGTGGACGTAGGGCAACACCAGGTCAAGACAGGCCGCCATGATGCCCAGCGGACCACCGGACAGGACGACGCGTTCGTAATCCAGGCCGGACATCAGGACCTTGACGCCGCTGCCGACGCTGCCCAGCACGTTTTCTGCGGGGACTTCGCAGTCCTGGAACACCAGCTCGCAGGTGTTCGAGCCGCGCATGCCCAGCTTGTCCAGCTTCTGTGCAGTGCTGAATCCGGGGAAGTCCTTTTCAATGATGAAAGCAGTGATGCCCTTGGATCCGGCCGAGACATCGGTTTTGGCGTAGACGATCAGCGTCTGCGCGTCCGGGCCGTTGGTGATCCACATCTTGTTGCCGTTGAGCAGGTAGTGATCGCCGCGCTTGTCGGCCCGCAGTTTCATGCTGACCACGTCCGATCCAGCGCCCGGTTCGCTCATCGCCAGGGCGCCGATGTGCTCGCCACTCACGAGCTTGGGCAGGTACCTGGCTTTCTGTTCGGGAGTGCCGTTCTTGCGCAACTGGTTGACGCACAGGTTCGAATGCGCACCGTAGGAAAGCCCGATCGAGGCCGAGGCGCGTGAGATTTCCTCCATGGCCACCGTATGCGCGAGGTAGCCCAGCGAAGTGCCGCCATATTCCTCCTCGACCGTGAGTCCAAGGACACCTAGCTCCCCTAGCCGGGGCCAGAGAGCGTTGGGAAATGCATTGTCGCGGTCGGTCTGCGCAGCGAGTTGGGCGATTTCGCGCAGGGAGAAGGCGTGGACGGCCTCGCGCAGGCTGTCGATGTCAGGACCCAGGTCGAAGTTGAGCGATTTCAAGGTCATGCGGGGGATCCTTTGTGGGAGATTCGGATCGAAAGTGACCCTGTGTTGGCACACGTCGGCGAGCGGATGCGTGCGCTCAATTCGCGCTTGTTGCGTCCCCGTCCGGGGGCGCACTGTCCGGCCACTGGAACTGGCCCGGCTCTCGGCGCATGAAGCGACCGATGGCTTCCTGGGCGTGGGCCGAGGTGAAGGCAATGCCTTGAGCGCTGGCTTCGGCGTGCAGCAGGGTGCCCAGATCCATTTCGTAACTGCGTGCCAGCAGCATCTTGGTTAGGGAAAACGCCACGGGTGATGTGCCGGCCATGGAACGGGCGTACTGCGTCGCTCTGGACATCAGGTCCTGCGCGCCGGTGACTTCGAGGACAAGTCCAAGATCGCGCGCCTGGGCAGCGTCCAGTTCCCTGGCCGAATAGATGAGCTCACGGGCGCGCGCCATGCCGATCAGCCTGGGCAGCGTGTACAAAATCCCGAGATCAGGCACCAGACCGACCTTGGCAAAGGACAGGCAGAACCGCGCGCGCGTAGATGCGATCACCAAGTCGGCCGCCATGGCCAGGCTGAATCCCGCACCGAAGGCGACACCGTCGACGGCGGCGATGACTGGGCGATCGAACTCCAGCAGTTTCCGGTAGGTGCGATGCTGGTCGAGCATCCGCGCCCTGAAACGTTCCGCATCGCTGTCGGCCATCGACGACATGGCAGAGATGTCGCCGCCGGAGCAGAAATCGGTGCCTGCCCCCACAAGCATCAAGGCGCGTACCTGCGGGTCCTGGCCCAGCCGATCAAGCGTCTGATCCAGTTCCATCCGCATGATCGGACTGAGGGCGTTCTTGCGGCCCGGGTTGGACAGACTGAGCGTGGCGATGCCGTCTTCTACGCTCGTCTCTACATGGGTCATCGTGCGCCTCTCCGAACGGTCTGGTCACTGGTTCGGATCATGGGGTTGCTCCAGGCGACTCACCGTCGCCCTCCTGGTCGATCGGCGGCGCTGCGCTCGCAGGGCTTGCCGTGACAACGAGGCTATCGGCTCGCTGCCAGGCTTTGCTTGTGTGCAGTAGCTGGATGCCCCAAATGAGAGGCAAGCCGGGTGTCACCCGGAGCCTCTAGACCGTGGCGGCGGCCCCATCCAGCAGGGTCAGCTTGCGGCTGCCCATGAAGATCGAGCGCGGTGACAGCCCGTAGTAACGACGCATCGAATGGCTGAAATGCGAGGAATCCGGATATCCGGCATCCAACGCGATATCGACCATGTTGGCCTGCTGGGTCACGCAACGCAGGATGCTGCGTGCGCGTTTCCAGGCGCGGTAGTGACGAAAGGAGATGCCGATCTCCGATTTGAACAGATGCAGGAACCGCGAGACCGACAAGTGAATGCGCGCGGCGCAGTCGGCCGCGGAAATCTGGCCTTCGGGACGATCCTGCACCGCCCTGAGAACGTGGTGGATACGTGGATCGACCTTGCGCTCGGCAAGGCATTGGCCGAAGAAGAAGTTGTCGAACTTCTGGGTGTCGCCAAAACCATAGCCTGGACTTTCGATGAAACAGTCAACCGAACGGCGCAGCGCGTCAGGAACATCCTCTGCCTGGTCGCACATCCGCATGAAGGCCAATGCGTGTCCCAGATCTACCGATTCCGGCTCGATCAGGAGCGCACAGATCGTGCCCCTGTCGGAGGACAGCTGGTGGCAGGCGTAAGGGGGCACCACCGATAGCCAGGCAGTGTGCTCGGTCCCGTCCATCAAGAGGCGATGCGGACGATCAAGAGACAGATAGAGCGTGTAGGACCCCAGCGTGCGGGGCGAGGGTTGCCCGACCAGCCCCACATAGACCAGTCGCTCGGGGTGAATCCACATGGCCTGTCGCCGGTGAAGCGGTGCCGGACCCTGGGCAAGATGCGCCGGTGAGAGCTGGGTCATGGCACCTGCAGCGGTGAAAGCATTCATCATTTCCTCCTGGTGACTCGCGGCGCGATCAACTCAGCCGAAATGTCCATGCGGTGGGGGCACATGGCGGCAACACGTCCCGACATTCCGTGGAGCGTGCTTCAGGTAAGATACTAGTTGATTGACCAGCAAGTTTGAACACAACTTTAGCTGGGTGGCGGTGCCGGATGCGTGGGGTGTTGGCGGCCACGCGTGAAACGGGCGTTTCGCAGGGGCTTTCAGCTTGTTGGCGTGTCAATCATGCTGGGCGCATGCCGGCACGGGAGTCGACTTCTTACCCATACGCCTGCGCATCCTGCAGGCTTGATCAACGATGGATGCCGATGAGTTACAAGAAACGTCCTCCTGCTGACGTCCGAACGCCCGTCAAACATGCCAGGATCCTGCGTCGGGCACAGGTCAAGGCTGAGGCAACGGCGCCGCTTTCGGCCGCGGCGCTGGCCGACAAGTCGCCGACCCGCCGGACCCAAGAACAACGCCGGTTGGAAGCCGAGGCACGCCTGCTGGACGCCGCGTTGTTACTGGTTGCGCGCAAGGGTTGGGCGGGGATGACACTGGCTGAAGTGGGAACGGCGGCGGGCTACAGTCGTAGCCTGGTCGCACACCATTTCGGCAGCAAGCCCAAGTTGCTGCAGGCGCTGGCCATGCATATCGGACGCAATTTCATCGCCTCGTTCGGCCAGCGGCTAGAGAGCAGCGAAGGGCTGCCTGCCATCGCGCAATTCATCGAGGCCTACCTGGGGCGGAGCCACGCCGAATGGACCAACACGCGTGCGCTGCTGATCCTGATGGCAGAGGGCACCACTGACGATTCCGAAGCTGGCGCCAACCTGGCCGCCTACAACGAGCGCTCGATCAAGTACTTGCGGCGGCTGTTTGACATCGGCATCCAGAACGGCGATGTGCGTGCCGACATCGATTCCAAGGCCGCCGCGACGTTGCTGCTTGGCTCGCTGCGCGGCGTCATGCTGCAGAGCTTCCAGCAGAAGACCATCGTGGACCTTCCACGTCTGCGCAATGAGGTGGTGACGATGTTCCTGCGCTATGCGGCGAGCCGCCCCGCGGAAGCGCTGGTGCAATACCAGTGTGGGTGGGGCGGGGCGGACACCCCGCCGGGCGCAGGGGCCGCGAAATGATCAGGGTCGCCCTGGACGCTTGGGCAGGATGCCCATCTTCTTGCAGATGATGTTGAGCAATACTTCGTCGGCGCCGCCGCCGATGGACACGAGTCGCAGGTCGCGCCATGCGCGCGACACCGGGTTGTCCCAGGTATATCCCATGCCACCCCAGTACTGCAGGCAGGAGTCGGTCACCTCGCGGCACAGGCGTCCGGCCTTGAGTTTGGCCATGGAGGCGAACTCGGTCATGTCCTGGCCTTCCATGTGCAGTTGGGCTGCCCGGTAGACCAGCGAGCGCAGCAGCTCCACCTCGGTCTTCAGTTCGGCCATGCGGAAGTGAACGACCTGATTGTCCAGCACCGATCCACCGAACACCTTGCGCTGACGGGTGTAGTCGATGGTCTGGTTGATGACGTTGGTCATCGCGGCCAGCCTGCGGGTGGCACCACTGAGCCGCTCTTCCTGAAACTGTTCCATCTGATAGGTGAAGCCCTTGCCCTCTTCGCCGATGAGATAGCGCTGTGGAACGCGCACATCATCGAAGAAGACCTGCGCCGTGTCGGAGAGCCACATGCCCACCTTGCGGATCTTCTGTGTGGTGATGCCAGGCCGCAGTTTTCCGTTCTCGCGCAGTGGGACGCAGATCAGCGACTTGTTGCGGTGGATGTCCTCGCCGCCGGTATTGGCCAGCAGGCACATCCAGTCGGCCTGCATGCCGTTGGTGATCCACATCTTGGAACCATTGATGACGTAATCGTCACCATCCTTCACCGCACGCGTCTTGATCGAGGCGACGTCCGACCCGGCCCCGGCTTCAGAAACCCCCAGGCAGACGACCGAATCCCCGGCAATCGTTGGTTTCAGGAACACCTCCTTCAATTCATCGCTGCCGTGCCGGGTCAGCGCCGGAGTGGCCATGTCGGTCTGGACCGAAATGGCCATGCCGATGCCGCTGGCGCTGACGTTGCCGATGGCTTCGCAGAAGGCGATCTCGTAGCTGTAGTCCAGGCCCATGCCGCCAAACTCGGTCGGCTTGTTGACGCCCAGAAACCCAGCGTCGCCGAGCTTCTTGAAGAGTTCATGCGCAGGGAAAATCTCAGCTTCCTCCCATGCGTCGATATTGGGCTCGATTTCGCGGGCGATGAACTGGCGAACGCTGTCCTGCAATGCGACGTGCTCGGAAGAAAACATGAAGACTCCTGACGGGTTGCTGATGGGTTTCAAGCCGCCCCGACAAGCAGGGCCGCCGTTGGACTTGTGCAACGGTGCGGCTGTCATCCGGGAGGCAGGCTTTCGATCTCCAGTTCGGCCAACAGGCTGCCCGAGGTGACCTGCTCGCCCACGCTAACGTGCACCGCGCTCAGCACCCCGGTTGCGGGGGCATGGTGGACGTACTCCATCTTCATCGCCTCGACAGTGAGCATGGGCTGCCCCTTGGTGACTGCGTCACCTGCCTTGATCAACACGTCGACTACCCGCCCGCTGATCGCGGCACGCAACTTGTCTCCGGCGGGCTTTTCGTCCTGCGAGCTGGTGGCCGCTCGGGTCCTGTCGATCAGCTGCACCACCCGTCCAAGCTGCTGCAACAACAGCACATCGCCATCGCGCCAGTAGCTGGCACTTTCGGCAAGACCATCGCAGCTGAAGCGCACGCGGTCCTGGGTCGTGGCGATGATGTTCACGCTGAAGGCCTGTTCCCCCATGTCCACACGCCAGGTCTTGCCATCGTCGGGATTGATGGAGGCGGTGCGCTGCAGGCCGGCATGCTCGAACGCGAGCACTGCAGCGCGCGGCGCCCATAAACTTGGCGACGTCGCTGGCGCAGACCCGGCTTCATCGCGGGCCAAGAGCAGGGCGCCCAGGGCGAGGCTGCGCTCGACGACCGCGGCATCGACTTCGAGCAGTTGGTCCAGGTGGTCGGCAATGAACGCGGTGGTGGCCCCCCCTGCGGCAAACACAGGGTGTTCCAGGCAGCGCAGGAGGAATGCCTGGTTGGTGGTGAGGCCCAATGCAACGGCTGCCTCCAGGCCAGTAACGAGTTTGCGACGGGCTTCTTCGCGGGTACGACCGTGGCTGACCAGCTTGGCCACCATTGAATCGTAGAACGGTGATACCACCGCCCCCGGGAACAACGAATCCTCCACGCGCAGGGTCGATGGCATCTGCCAGCGCAGCATGGTGCCGTTGCACGGCATGAAGCCGTTCTCCGGGTCCTCGGCGCAGAGCCGGACCTCGATGGAATGGCCATCGCTGACAACCTCTGACTGCGACAGCGGCAGGGGTTCGCCTGCAGCGACACGCAGCTGCAGCTCCACCAGATCCAGCTGGCTGACGAATTCGGTAACCGGATGTTCGACCTGCAACCGGGTATTCATTTCCATGAAATAGAAATCGCCGTCGCCATCCAGCAGGAATTCGAGCGTGCCGGCCCCTTCGTAGCCGATCGCCTTGACCGCGGTGACGGCTGTTGTCCCCATGGCCTGGCGGGTGGCTTCGTCGATCGCGGGCGAGGGCGCTTCTTCGATGACTTTCTGGTGCCTGCGTTGGACCGAGCAATCGCGCTCGCCGAGATGGATGGCGTTGCCATAGCGGTCGGCGAGGATTTGGATCTCGATGTGGCGCGGCTTGACCACGGCGCGTTCGAGAATCACGTGGCCATCGCCAAAAGCGTTCTGTGCTTCAGAACGCGCGCTGCGCAGCAGGTCGGCGAACTCGTCGACAGAGCCCACCAGGCGCATGCCGCGTCCGCCGCCGCCCGCGGTCGCTTTGATCATGACCGGAAAACCGATGCCCTTGGCCTCGGCCAGCATGCGTGCATCGGATTGGTCCGGGCCTTGGTAACCCGGGACGCACGGCACGCCCGCCGATCCCATGATGTCCTTGGCGCCGGCCTTGTCGCCCATGGAGGTAATCGCATCGGGCGAAGGCCCGATGAACACCAGTCCGGCGTCCCTGCAGGCCTGCGCGAATGCAGCGTTCTCGGCGAGGAATCCATAGCCGGGGTGCACTGCATCGGCGCCGCTGCGTTTGGCCGCGTCGATGATCGCAGCCACGTTGAGATAAGACGCTGCCGGCGCAGCCTCGCCGATGCACACCGCCTGGTCGGCTTCGCGCACATGTCGTTCGCCCGCATCCACGGTCGAATGCACCGCGACCGTGCGGTAACCCATGCGGCGCGCGGTCCGGATCACGCGTAGCGCGATCTCTCCGCGATTGGCGATCAGGATCTTGCTGAAAGGAGTCGACAGGAGGGCCGCGGGAATCACGGTCGTCGAATGGACAGGCGTCGAACGTGGCGTGTTCATGGGCGGCCAACACCGAACTGGATCGGGTGTGTCTGGCGGGACGAAGCCTCGCGACAGATGGCGAAGACCTCGCCAAGCAGGGCGCGGGTATCGCGCGGATCGATGACGCCGTCATCCAGCAGATGGGCGCTGGTCGTGAACACATCCAGCTGGGATGCATAGTGCTCGATGATGCGTCGCTCCATCGCATCGAGCTTGTCCCTGTCCACTTCGCCTTTCCGGCGCATTCCGGCCTCGGCGACGATGCTCATGGTCTTTGCGGCCTGCTCGCCGCCCATGACGGCGGTCTTGGCATTGGGCCAGGAAAAGCAGAACCGGGGATGCAGTCCCCGGCCGCACATGGCGTAATTGCCTGCGCCGAAGGACGCGCCACAGTAGAGCGTGACCTGGGGAACGCTGGCATTGGCGACGGCCTGCAGCATCTTCGCGCCGTGCTTGATGCTGCCGGCCTGCTCGTATTCGCGGCCGACCAGAAAGCCGGTGGTGTTGTGCATGTACAGCAATGGCGTACCGGACTGGCAGCACGCCTGGATGAAATGGGTGGCCTTGGCGGCGCCGTTGGGATCAAGCGGGCCATTGTTGGTGATCACGCCCACCGGATGGCCGTGCAGGGTGAAGTGCCCGGTGACGGTGGCCGGGCCGTAGTTCGCTCCGAATTCCAGGAAGCGCGAGCCATCGGCAAGCCGCGCGATGATTTCGCGCATGTCCACAGGGCGACGGTGGTCGGTGGGCATCAGCCCAAGGAATTCCTCGCCGTCATAACACGGAGGTTCGAACGTGCGTGGCTGCGGCACCTCGCCGCGATTCCAGTCCATGTTGGCCATCAGCTCGCGCACGATGCGGATGGCGTCGCGGTCGTCCTCGGCCAGATAATCGCCCAGGCCGGAGACACTGGTGTGCATGACGGCACCGCCGAGTTCTTCTTCGGTGGCGATTTCACCCGTGGCCGCCTTCAGCAGGGGTGGGCCGGCGAGGAACGCGCGCGTGCGGCCCCGCACCATCACCGTGTAGTCGGACAGGCCGGTGCGATAGGCGCCGCCGGCGGTGGATGATCCATGGGTCACCGTCACGATGGGAAGGCCGGCGGCCGAGAGCCGGGACATGTTGCGGAACTGATTGCCTCCGGCCACGAATTCCTCGACGCGATAGGCCATCAGGTTCGCGCCTGCGCTCTCCACCAGCTGCAGGTAGGGCAGTTTGTTTTCCAGCGCGATTTCCTGCATGCGCAGGACCTTGTTCAGGCCCATTGGTTGCAGGGCGCCGGCGCCGATGCCTGAATCGGTCACCATGATCATGCAGCGCACGCCGGACACGAAGCCGATGCCACCGATGATTCCGCCGCCTGGCACGCTGTCCGCCAGATCGGGTTTGTCCAGGCCTAGTCCGGCGAGTGCGCTGAGTTCGAGATACGGCGTGCCGCGATCAAGTAAGACGGCAAGCCGTTCGCGTGGTAACAGCTGACCACGTTCGTCAAACTTGGCTTTCGACTTGCCCGAGGTCGTCGAGCTCCTGTGCTCGTATTCGCGAACGCGGCCCAGCAGCCTCAGCATCTCGTCGCGATTGGCCTGGAAGGCCTGGCTGGACGGGGAGACGTTCGATTCAATGATGGCCATCTGATGTCCCAATACTTTTATCCAGCCTACGAAAGCAGCACCGGTCTGCGCTTGCGGAGACTGGCTGCGTTGGCTTCAAACAGGCCGATGGACGTTGGTTGGTGCGTCGAGGTAAGGCCGGCCGCGGGGCGAGCTAGCGCTTGGACGCAAGAATTCCCTGCATGGGCAGGCCCATAAGCTCAACCGATTCGCCGGCACGGTGTCCGCCGGCGGCCGCATCGCTCTGCAAGAGGAGTAAAGGCATTGGACAGAAAGCAATGGCGCGCTCAGGTGGTTGAAACCGCCCTGGAGCCAGATCTTCCCATCATCGACGCCCACCACCACGTCTGGGTCGGAGAGCCCTTCGGGCATTTCGAACTCTACGACCCGGAGTGGCTGTATGCGGACCTGCAGACGTCCGGCCACAACGTGGTCAAGACGCTCTATGTCGATTCCCATTCGGGCTACCGCGAGGACGGGCCCGAAGCACTGCGGGTCGTGGGTGAAACCGAGTTCGCCGACGACATCGCCAACGAGGCCGTGCGCCGCGGTGGCAAGTCCGCCGGAGCATGCGCCACGATCGTGGCCAGTGCCGACCTGATGTTGGGCACGGCGGTCGGCGAGGTGCTCGATGCGCATCTGGCCACCTCGCCCAGGTTCCGCGGGATCCGCCACATGACAGCCTACGTCGACGAAATGCCGCCGCTATTTCCCGGTGCGGTGGGTGGCATGATGCTGTCTTCCGAGTTCCGCAAGGGTTTCACCGAGCTCGCCGCGCGCGATCTGGTGTTCGATTCGTTCCTGCTTGCGCCGCAGCTTCCCGAGCTCACCGATCTGGCCAGGCAATTCCCCGACACGCGCATCGTGCTCGACCATGTCGGCGGACCGATGGTGATCGGACGGTACGACGGGCGCCTCGACGAAGCCTTCGCCGACTGGAAACGCGACATGGCCGAACTGGCCAAGGCGCCCAACGTCAGCGTCAAGTTGGGTGGGCTCAACATGGGGATCGCCGGCGTTGACGCCTTGGCGCGCGAACAGCCCTTCAGCTCGGAGGAAATGGTGCAGGCGCAGCGCGACTATCTGCTCACCACCATCGATCTGTTCGGCCCTGCGCGATGCATGTTCGAAAGCAATTTTCCCGTTGACATGTACGGCATCTCCTACACCGTGGTGTGGAATGGCTTCAAGCGGCTCACCGCTGGCTTCTCGCCGGAAGAACGGACGCAGCTGTTTTCAGGCACTGCGGCACGGGTGTACCGCGTCGACGCGTAGTCGCTCTCCGGCGCGGACCCGACGTGCTCGGCAGGGCGTTGCCGGGCGCTCCTTGCGCTGTCGATGTAACGGAATGACAGCAGCAGCGACGCCCGGAATCGTCCGGGTCGTGGCTGCTGGCATGGCCTGAAATCCTTTGGTCGCCGCGCTTGGCCTAGCGAACGGTGTAGGCGTCGAAATCCGGATCGCGCAACATCGCGAAGTAGGTGGACCCACGCCAGGGCGCATTGGTCACCGAGCGGCCCTGCTCGGTAAGGTAGTAGAAGCCCTTGCCGAATGCCTCCCAGATCACCTGCTTGTTCGCTTCGGCAAGCCGGTCGTTGTAGTCGGCGAAAGCTTGCGGGCGGCATTCGACGCTGGATCCGCCACTTTCGATGGTATGCACCATCAACTTGAGCGCGTAGCGCGACCAGCACTCGGAAGCGGAATAGAACGAGCCTGCACGGGCCTGGGCGTTGGGTCCGTAGAACATGAAGAAGTTGGGAAACCCCGGTGCCGTCATGCCCATGTAGGCGCGTGGACCGTCCGGCCTCCACAACGCGGCGAAGGTGGCGCCGTCGCGGCCGACGTATTCGACCGGCCACATGTAGCTCATCGTCGAAAAGCCCACGGCGCAAACGATCAGATCGCAAGGATAGGTCGTGCCGTCCTTGGCGACGATCGCATCGCGGGTGATATGGTCGATGGGGTCGGTCACCAGCTCGACATTGTCGCGCAGCAGCGCGTCGTACCAGCCATTGTCCACAGTTGGCCGCCTTGCCAGCGGGGGATAGCGCGGCATCACTTTTTTGACTAGGTCGGGCCGGTCGGCCAGGCGTTGCTCGATGAACGCAGCCACGTTCTTGTGCAGTTCGTCGTTGCGCTGGTTGATCACGCCGCCTTTTTCAAGCCATTCCGGATCGAACTCCTGCAGGCCTTCCAGCTGTGCGTTCAGGTAATGCATCGCATAGCTGTGCCAATACCAGAACAGCGGATAGTGGTCGAAGAGCCACTGCATCTGTGCAGGGATCTTGTCGCGGTATCCCTCCATCGGCAGCACCCAGTTCGCCGTGCGCTGGAAGACATCCAGGTGCTCGGCATGGCGTGCCAGGTAGGGCATCAGCTGAGCGCCACTGGCGCCGGTGCCGATCAGCGCCGCGCGGCGTCCGCCGAGTTGATAGTCCGGGTCCCAGTTCGTGGTATGGCGGATGGTTCCTTCAAAGCTGCCGATGCCCGGGATGTCGGGAAGCTTCGGGGTCGAGAACAATCCGCTAGCGGCGATGACGAAGTTCGCACGCAGCTGCTGCTCGCGTCCGTCGTCTCCGATCAAGGTCAGGTCCCACTGCGAGACCGCTTCGTTCCAGATGGCCGAGCGCAGCTCGGTGTTGAAGCGGACCTTGCCGGCGATATTGAACTTCTCGGCGCAGTGCTTGAGATACGCCTTGGTTTCCGCCGCCGCGGCGAAGAACTCCGTCCAGGGGTAACGCTTCTCGAACTTGTACTGATAGATCAGGCTGCTGGAGTCGACCCGTGCTTCCGGATAATTGTTGAGGTTCCAAGTACCGCCAATGTCTCCCTGGCGTTCGATGACGGTATAGGGAAGCCCGAGTTGTTCCAGATGCACCGCTGCCGAGATCCCGCTGATGCCGGCGCCGATGACCGCGACATGGAGCTGATCGACCTGCGACTGCGGGGGCTGTTTGTTCCAGCGCACCTCGCGGGGAAACGGTTCGAAACCTGCTTCCTCATAGCCGAGCAGGAACTCGTCTTCAGTCAGCGGACCATGGCCGAAAAGCTCCATCGTCCGGCGGATGCGGGCGCTGTCCATGAGCGCGGCTTCATCAAAGTTGTCAGGGTCGTGCGCAAGGAAATACTCCAAGGCGCGTTGGCGCATGGCCTCATGGTGCTCGGTAGCCAGCGAATACGTCGAAAGCGCACCCGCCCATACCGGAGTTACTTCGACCGGCAGGCTAGCCAAGTCAGGATCCCCGGTGAGGTGATACAGCACCAGCCTCAGGACGTTGGGGTCTGCCACCGCCAGCGCGGACTTGATCGCGTCGACATCCGCATCCGGACGTGGGGATACGTCGTCGATCTTGGTCGGGCGTGTGTTCATGCGTACTTCTCCTCCAGCCACCGGGCGAAGCTGCGATGTCGATGACCGTGTTCTTGGGTGATGCGGGGGATTTTGTGTGGGTCTTTCGGGCCGGGTCAGCGGACGGCCGACCGCCGCTGAGCGACGATCTCCCTGGCGCGCTCGACCAGCTGTTCTCCGCTCTGGTGGATCATCTCGGCCCGCAGGACGCTGATCTTCCATCCATCCTGCGTGCGGACCAGGGCGTGGTAATAGGTCGCTCGCGCCTCCCACACCTCGTTGCCAAGCACGTGGATGGCGTGGCACTGCGAGCGTGCGAGGGCCGAGTCGCCGGTGACCGTAATCTGGAAGTTGGTGATGCAGTGCTGGCGCCGCTCAAAGCCAGGCAGGAACGCGGAAAGGTTCCTGGCATGTTCGTGGATCGGGATGCCCGCACTGCCAGGGCCTGACAGCGAGCTGTAGTCGATGACCGCGTCCCGGGTGAACTGGGCCAGGGAGCGGGCACCTTCATTGAGGTCCGAGTGCAGGGTCGACGCACTGACCACATCCTGGATAGCGATGCGGTCCTCCACGGCCTGCAGGCGCGCGGCAAGCGCCTCTGCGTTCATCGCGTGACCGCCCGCTGCATGGAGCCGGTACCACGGTGCTTGACAGGACAGGTATCAGCCATGTGCGTCCATCTTCCAGCCTTCGACGAAGTAGTCGATGTCCGGGTCCTGCCCGGGCGTGGCCAGGTACGGGGCG
Proteins encoded in this window:
- a CDS encoding isovaleryl-CoA dehydrogenase; amino-acid sequence: MTLKSLNFDLGPDIDSLREAVHAFSLREIAQLAAQTDRDNAFPNALWPRLGELGVLGLTVEEEYGGTSLGYLAHTVAMEEISRASASIGLSYGAHSNLCVNQLRKNGTPEQKARYLPKLVSGEHIGALAMSEPGAGSDVVSMKLRADKRGDHYLLNGNKMWITNGPDAQTLIVYAKTDVSAGSKGITAFIIEKDFPGFSTAQKLDKLGMRGSNTCELVFQDCEVPAENVLGSVGSGVKVLMSGLDYERVVLSGGPLGIMAACLDLVLPYVHERRQFGQSIGEFQLMQAKLADMYVGFNACRAYVYAVAKACDRGETTRKDAAGAILYSAEKATWMAGQAIQALGGNGYINEFPAGRLWRDAKLYEIGAGTSEIRRMLIGRELFSETR
- a CDS encoding enoyl-CoA hydratase/isomerase family protein, which codes for MTHVETSVEDGIATLSLSNPGRKNALSPIMRMELDQTLDRLGQDPQVRALMLVGAGTDFCSGGDISAMSSMADSDAERFRARMLDQHRTYRKLLEFDRPVIAAVDGVAFGAGFSLAMAADLVIASTRARFCLSFAKVGLVPDLGILYTLPRLIGMARARELIYSARELDAAQARDLGLVLEVTGAQDLMSRATQYARSMAGTSPVAFSLTKMLLARSYEMDLGTLLHAEASAQGIAFTSAHAQEAIGRFMRREPGQFQWPDSAPPDGDATSAN
- a CDS encoding AraC family transcriptional regulator produces the protein MNAFTAAGAMTQLSPAHLAQGPAPLHRRQAMWIHPERLVYVGLVGQPSPRTLGSYTLYLSLDRPHRLLMDGTEHTAWLSVVPPYACHQLSSDRGTICALLIEPESVDLGHALAFMRMCDQAEDVPDALRRSVDCFIESPGYGFGDTQKFDNFFFGQCLAERKVDPRIHHVLRAVQDRPEGQISAADCAARIHLSVSRFLHLFKSEIGISFRHYRAWKRARSILRCVTQQANMVDIALDAGYPDSSHFSHSMRRYYGLSPRSIFMGSRKLTLLDGAAATV
- a CDS encoding TetR/AcrR family transcriptional regulator, translated to MSYKKRPPADVRTPVKHARILRRAQVKAEATAPLSAAALADKSPTRRTQEQRRLEAEARLLDAALLLVARKGWAGMTLAEVGTAAGYSRSLVAHHFGSKPKLLQALAMHIGRNFIASFGQRLESSEGLPAIAQFIEAYLGRSHAEWTNTRALLILMAEGTTDDSEAGANLAAYNERSIKYLRRLFDIGIQNGDVRADIDSKAAATLLLGSLRGVMLQSFQQKTIVDLPRLRNEVVTMFLRYAASRPAEALVQYQCGWGGADTPPGAGAAK
- a CDS encoding acyl-CoA dehydrogenase family protein is translated as MFSSEHVALQDSVRQFIAREIEPNIDAWEEAEIFPAHELFKKLGDAGFLGVNKPTEFGGMGLDYSYEIAFCEAIGNVSASGIGMAISVQTDMATPALTRHGSDELKEVFLKPTIAGDSVVCLGVSEAGAGSDVASIKTRAVKDGDDYVINGSKMWITNGMQADWMCLLANTGGEDIHRNKSLICVPLRENGKLRPGITTQKIRKVGMWLSDTAQVFFDDVRVPQRYLIGEEGKGFTYQMEQFQEERLSGATRRLAAMTNVINQTIDYTRQRKVFGGSVLDNQVVHFRMAELKTEVELLRSLVYRAAQLHMEGQDMTEFASMAKLKAGRLCREVTDSCLQYWGGMGYTWDNPVSRAWRDLRLVSIGGGADEVLLNIICKKMGILPKRPGRP
- a CDS encoding acetyl-CoA carboxylase biotin carboxylase subunit, with the translated sequence MNTPRSTPVHSTTVIPAALLSTPFSKILIANRGEIALRVIRTARRMGYRTVAVHSTVDAGERHVREADQAVCIGEAAPAASYLNVAAIIDAAKRSGADAVHPGYGFLAENAAFAQACRDAGLVFIGPSPDAITSMGDKAGAKDIMGSAGVPCVPGYQGPDQSDARMLAEAKGIGFPVMIKATAGGGGRGMRLVGSVDEFADLLRSARSEAQNAFGDGHVILERAVVKPRHIEIQILADRYGNAIHLGERDCSVQRRHQKVIEEAPSPAIDEATRQAMGTTAVTAVKAIGYEGAGTLEFLLDGDGDFYFMEMNTRLQVEHPVTEFVSQLDLVELQLRVAAGEPLPLSQSEVVSDGHSIEVRLCAEDPENGFMPCNGTMLRWQMPSTLRVEDSLFPGAVVSPFYDSMVAKLVSHGRTREEARRKLVTGLEAAVALGLTTNQAFLLRCLEHPVFAAGGATTAFIADHLDQLLEVDAAVVERSLALGALLLARDEAGSAPATSPSLWAPRAAVLAFEHAGLQRTASINPDDGKTWRVDMGEQAFSVNIIATTQDRVRFSCDGLAESASYWRDGDVLLLQQLGRVVQLIDRTRAATSSQDEKPAGDKLRAAISGRVVDVLIKAGDAVTKGQPMLTVEAMKMEYVHHAPATGVLSAVHVSVGEQVTSGSLLAELEIESLPPG